The DNA sequence CCGCCGACAGCGCCCCGTGATCGCCCGACCGGATCAGCCAGATCGGCACGCCCGAAGCTTCGGCCCGCAAGGCCAGGCGCTTGGTCGCGGTAAAGCTCAACACTTCGGGCGCGCCGTGAATCTCGCCCACCACGGCGGAAAGGCCCGCGCATCCCGCCGCTTCTTCCATCGTCCAAAGAACATCGCGCGGATGGCTGACGTCGACCCGCAGAATTGGTGCCCGCACCCCCAACCCGCGCAGGGCGGGGCCGTAAAGCTGCCCGTTCTCGCGCCGTGACATCCGGTCGCTGACCCAAAGCACCGGCTCCGCACTGTCGGGCAGCGCCGCCAGCACGAACCCCGTCACCGCCGCGTCGAAAGGCCCGCCCGCAAGCACGTCGCGCAACACCGGGGCATCCGCAGCACCCGGCTGGCCGGGAGACGCGACAGGCTGAACCAGATGTTTGTCCGACAGGGCAATCACCTGCCCAAGAGGAGAATCGGGTGGCATACATTCCTCCATTGTTCATGTTTTGTTCTAATTGAAAAGACATCAAAATGCCAACGGACTTTCTGCGGCAGGACCGGAAAAACATAGTAAAGAACACCATCCATCAGCTGCACATCTCTCCCTGCGGCGGTCTGCACCCAACAGATGTGCTACTTGGAGACGCCTTAAGGGCGATGTTCCAGCATCGCCCGCGAATGGACGATCAGCTTGTCCAGGATCGCATCGAAGGCTCCGACCTCCTCTACCGTCAGAGGGGCGAGCACCTTTTCGTTCCGTTCCAGCACATGTGTCATGACGCGGCCATACAGCGTCGTGCCCTTTGCGGTCAGTTTCAGCGCCACCGCACGCCCATCATTGGGGTCCGTTGTATCGACGATGAGCCGCGCAGCGGTCAACTGCTTGATCACCCTGCTCAACTGGCTCTTGTCCATCAGCAAAATCTCGGCGACATCGCCGGCCCGTGTGGGTTGATGGGCCCGGATCACAGCCAGCACACGCCAGCTTGCGATGCTCAGGTCGAACATTGAGTCCGCCCATTGGCTCGCCGAACGGTCCTGAATGACGCAGAGTGTGTGCAGCTTGAACGTGATGACATCCTCAATCCCGTCCGCGACGGGATGCTTGCCGCGCCGGTTATCGGACGCGCCCGAAGTGTCAAATTCGTCTGGCATTGCCTGCCTCCGTCATCAATGGCAAGGACTTAATTGACAAAATCCAATAAGCTCAAGTCGAAACTGCATCCGCATCGACCTTTTTTACAGGGAAGAAGCCCATGTACAAACGTCCCCGAACCCCCTAAGGCCTGCCCATCCCCTTCAGGTGCCACCGTGCGATGCACAGCGACCTCATCAACAGGACAACCTCCCCCGTGATCCAGACCATCGCAGACGCCCTTGCCGCCCAAGGCTACGACACCCTTACCCCCGTCCAGGAGGCCGTCACCGACCCTGCGCTGGAAGAGGCGGACCTGCTGGTCTCGGCTCAGACCGGGTCGGGCAAGACGGTGGGCTTCGGGCTTGCCATCGCCCCCACCCTGCTGGGCGATCAGCCGCGCTTCGGTCCCGCCGGAACGCCGCTGGCGCTGGTCATCGCACCCACCCGCGAACTGGCGATGCAGGTCTCGCGGGAACTGGGCTGGCTATACGGTCAGGCGGGCGCCGTTGTGACCACCTGCGTGGGCGGCATGGACCAGCGCACCGAACGCCGCGCGCTGGACCGTGGCGCGCATGTGGTGGTGGCCACACCCGGGCGCCTGTGCGACCATATCAAGCGCGGCAATATCGACCTGTCCACCCTGCGCGCCGTGGTGCTGGACGAAGCCGATGAAATGCTTGACCTCGGTTTCCGCGAAGAGCTGGAATTCATCCTCTCCGAAGCCCCGGAAGATCGGCGCACGCTGATGTTCTCGGCCACTGTTCCCGCCGCCATCGCCAAACTGGCGCAATCCTATCAGAAGGACGCCCAGCGCGTCGCGACCACCGGCGAGGCGCGCCAGCACAGCGACATCGAATACCGCGCGCTGAACGTGCACCCCCGCGATACCGAGAACGCCATCATCAACGTGCTG is a window from the Sulfitobacter sp. THAF37 genome containing:
- a CDS encoding MarR family winged helix-turn-helix transcriptional regulator, producing the protein MPDEFDTSGASDNRRGKHPVADGIEDVITFKLHTLCVIQDRSASQWADSMFDLSIASWRVLAVIRAHQPTRAGDVAEILLMDKSQLSRVIKQLTAARLIVDTTDPNDGRAVALKLTAKGTTLYGRVMTHVLERNEKVLAPLTVEEVGAFDAILDKLIVHSRAMLEHRP
- a CDS encoding ImuA family protein, whose product is MPPDSPLGQVIALSDKHLVQPVASPGQPGAADAPVLRDVLAGGPFDAAVTGFVLAALPDSAEPVLWVSDRMSRRENGQLYGPALRGLGVRAPILRVDVSHPRDVLWTMEEAAGCAGLSAVVGEIHGAPEVLSFTATKRLALRAEASGVPIWLIRSGDHGALSAARERWRLRSLPSARNPWNRHAPGTPLWEAELFRARGRAPGVWEASCDARAARGKDRLRLVSRSGDGPLAQDRGAAAYSAGG